The following coding sequences lie in one Arachis ipaensis cultivar K30076 chromosome B05, Araip1.1, whole genome shotgun sequence genomic window:
- the LOC110262711 gene encoding DNA damage-repair/toleration protein DRT100-like isoform X1 has product MSILTATTTLLILFTIFTPLHLKADAAKCHPDDEAGLLGFKSGIKSDPSGMLSKWIRGTDCCTWPGLNCLFENKRVTSISIAGQPDQPNSFLSGTISSSLSKLQFLDGIYFTNLRNISGPFPGFLLNMPNLEYIYIENSQISGRIPDSFGNSTRKFGAFSFQGNRLTGTVPSSLSLLTQLTQLKLGDNLLTGAIPDGIRNLKNLTYLSLQGNQLSGNIPDFFTSLKNLRILELSRNKFSGTIPASIATLAPTLGYLELGHNSLSGKIPDFLGKMKALDTLDLSSNRFTGSVPQSFKNLTKIFNLDLSNNLLVDPFPEMNVKGIESLDLSNNNLHLGTIPKWVTSSPIIYSLKLAKCGIRMKLDDWKPSETYFYDYIDLSGNDISGSAIGLLNRTDYLVGFWASGNKLKFDMGGLRIVEKLKYLDLSRNSVFGKIPKGVVGLQKLNVSYNHLCGQIPKTQFPASAFAGNDCLCGPPLQPCKA; this is encoded by the coding sequence ATGAGCATCCTCACTGCAACAACAACACTCTTGATCCTCTTCACCATCTTCACACCGCTACACCTCAAGGCCGATGCAGCAAAATGCCACCCGGATGACGAAGCAGGCCTATTGGGCTTCAAATCGGGTATCAAATCAGACCCATCTGGGATGCTCAGCAAATGGATACGCGGGACCGATTGTTGCACGTGGCCTGGCCTCAACTGCCTATTTGAAAACAAACGGGTCACAAGCATTTCTATTGCGGGTCAACCCGACCAACCCAATAGCTTCTTATCGGGTACCATATCGTCCTCCCTCTCAAAGCTCCAATTTCTCGACGGTATCTATTTCACTAATCTCCGAAACATATCGGGTCCCTTCCCGGGTTTCCTCCTCAATATGCCCAACCTCGAATACATCTACATCGAGAACAGCCAGATCTCGGGTCGCATACCCGATTCTTTTGGAAACTCCACTCGAAAATTTGGCGCCTTCAGCTTCCAAGGCAACCGCTTAACCGGAACAGTGCCGAGTTCACTATCCCTGTTGACTCAGCTCACTCAGCTCAAACTCGGCGACAACCTCCTCACCGGTGCTATCCCAGACGGGATTCGGAACCTCAAGAACCTCACATATCTGAGTTTGCAAGGCAACCAGCTCAGTGGTAACATTCCCGATTTTTTCACTTCGTTAAAGAACCTCAGGATTCTAGAACTTTCTCGGAACAAATTTTCCGGCACGATTCCGGCGTCGATTGCCACGCTGGCACCAACACTGGGATACCTGGAACTGGGACACAACTCGCTTTCCGGGAAAATCCCTGATTTTCTAGGGAAAATGAAGGCTCTCGACACACTCGATCTCTCCTCGAACCGATTCACGGGAAGCGTGCCGCAGAGCTTCAAGAACTTGACGAAGATCTTCAACCTGGACCTCTCCAACAACTTGCTGGTAGACCCGTTCCCCGAGATGAACGTGAAAGGAATTGAATCTCTGGATTTGTCGAACAACAACTTGCACCTGGGAACAATCCCCAAGTGGGTGACTTCGTCTCCGATTATCTACTCGTTGAAGCTGGCCAAGTGTGGAATAAGGATGAAGCTGGATGATTGGAAGCCTTCGGAGACTTACTTCTACGACTACATCGATCTCTCCGGAAACGATATCTCAGGGAGCGCCATTGGATTGCTGAACAGAACAGACTATTTGGTAGGGTTCTGGGCTTCGGGGAACAAATTGAAGTTCGACATGGGAGGTTTGAGGATCGTGGAGAAGCTCAAGTACTTGGATTTGTCTAGAAATTCGGTGTTTGGAAAGATTCCTAAGGGTGTGGTTGGGCTTCAGAAGCTGAACGTCAGTTATAACCATCTTTGTGGTCAGATTCCAAAGACTCAGTTCCCAGCCAGTGCCTTTGCCGG
- the LOC110262711 gene encoding DNA damage-repair/toleration protein DRT100-like isoform X2, with product MSILTATTTLLILFTIFTPLHLKADAAKCHPDDEAGLLGFKSGIKSDPSGMLSKWIRGTDCCTWPGLNCLFENKRVTSISIAGQPDQPNSFLSGTISSSLSKLQFLDGIYFTNLRNISGPFPGFLLNMPNLEYIYIENSQISGRIPDSFGNSTRKFGAFSFQGNRLTGTVPSSLSLLTQLTQLKLGDNLLTGAIPDGIRNLKNLTYLSLQGNQLSGNIPDFFTSLKNLRILELSRNKFSGTIPASIATLAPTLGYLELGHNSLSGKIPDFLGKMKALDTLDLSSNRFTGSVPQSFKNLTKIFNLDLSNNLLVDPFPEMNVKGIESLDLSNNNLHLGTIPKWVTSSPIIYSLKLAKCGIRMKLDDWKPSETYFYDYIDLSGNDISGSAIGLLNRTDYLVGFWASGNKLKFDMGGLRIVEKLKYLDLSRNSVFGKIPKGVVGLQKLNVSYNHLCGQIPKTQFPASAFAGNDCLCGPPLQP from the coding sequence ATGAGCATCCTCACTGCAACAACAACACTCTTGATCCTCTTCACCATCTTCACACCGCTACACCTCAAGGCCGATGCAGCAAAATGCCACCCGGATGACGAAGCAGGCCTATTGGGCTTCAAATCGGGTATCAAATCAGACCCATCTGGGATGCTCAGCAAATGGATACGCGGGACCGATTGTTGCACGTGGCCTGGCCTCAACTGCCTATTTGAAAACAAACGGGTCACAAGCATTTCTATTGCGGGTCAACCCGACCAACCCAATAGCTTCTTATCGGGTACCATATCGTCCTCCCTCTCAAAGCTCCAATTTCTCGACGGTATCTATTTCACTAATCTCCGAAACATATCGGGTCCCTTCCCGGGTTTCCTCCTCAATATGCCCAACCTCGAATACATCTACATCGAGAACAGCCAGATCTCGGGTCGCATACCCGATTCTTTTGGAAACTCCACTCGAAAATTTGGCGCCTTCAGCTTCCAAGGCAACCGCTTAACCGGAACAGTGCCGAGTTCACTATCCCTGTTGACTCAGCTCACTCAGCTCAAACTCGGCGACAACCTCCTCACCGGTGCTATCCCAGACGGGATTCGGAACCTCAAGAACCTCACATATCTGAGTTTGCAAGGCAACCAGCTCAGTGGTAACATTCCCGATTTTTTCACTTCGTTAAAGAACCTCAGGATTCTAGAACTTTCTCGGAACAAATTTTCCGGCACGATTCCGGCGTCGATTGCCACGCTGGCACCAACACTGGGATACCTGGAACTGGGACACAACTCGCTTTCCGGGAAAATCCCTGATTTTCTAGGGAAAATGAAGGCTCTCGACACACTCGATCTCTCCTCGAACCGATTCACGGGAAGCGTGCCGCAGAGCTTCAAGAACTTGACGAAGATCTTCAACCTGGACCTCTCCAACAACTTGCTGGTAGACCCGTTCCCCGAGATGAACGTGAAAGGAATTGAATCTCTGGATTTGTCGAACAACAACTTGCACCTGGGAACAATCCCCAAGTGGGTGACTTCGTCTCCGATTATCTACTCGTTGAAGCTGGCCAAGTGTGGAATAAGGATGAAGCTGGATGATTGGAAGCCTTCGGAGACTTACTTCTACGACTACATCGATCTCTCCGGAAACGATATCTCAGGGAGCGCCATTGGATTGCTGAACAGAACAGACTATTTGGTAGGGTTCTGGGCTTCGGGGAACAAATTGAAGTTCGACATGGGAGGTTTGAGGATCGTGGAGAAGCTCAAGTACTTGGATTTGTCTAGAAATTCGGTGTTTGGAAAGATTCCTAAGGGTGTGGTTGGGCTTCAGAAGCTGAACGTCAGTTATAACCATCTTTGTGGTCAGATTCCAAAGACTCAGTTCCCAGCCAGTGCCTTTGCCGG
- the LOC107642254 gene encoding protein FAM136A — protein MDHFAGAEEHLAQQRLRQKLDEVNVAAQNNLAPIQDHVNFTLQKAYFKCAYECFDRSRRQEEITNCVENCSIPLANVQQTFDTEMQKFQEKLNRSLMVCQDRYESAKLQQKGGAMNDMVSCADEAIQDSIKMLPLLANKLKSSFGIKDNDSF, from the exons ATGGATCACTTTGCGGGAGCTGAAGAGCATCTTGCTCAACAAAGACTGAGGCAGAAGCTTGATGAAGTCAATGTAGCTGCTCAAAATAACCTTGCCCCTATCCAAGACCATGTCAATTTCACTCTCCAG AAAGCATATTTCAAATGTGCGTATGAGTGCTTTGATAGGAGCAGAAGGCAGGAAGAGATAACTAATTGTGTCGAAAATTGCAGTATTCCTCTTGCTAATGTTCAACAGACTTTTGATACTGAGATGCAAAAGTTTCAG GAGAAATTGAATAGATCTCTGATGGTATGTCAAGATAGGTATGAGTCTGCAAAGCTCCAGCAGAAAGGTGGGGCCATGAATGATATGGTTTCCTGTGCTGATGAGGCGATCCAAGACAGCATCAAGATGCTACCACTTCTTGCTAATAAGTTGAAATCCTCCTTTGGCATTAAGGACAAtgactccttctag
- the LOC107645040 gene encoding uncharacterized protein LOC107645040 isoform X1, translated as MQAASLSQTFIVNPTPQLQVARCKQRVDEFIIPTMNFTHVPPSWKLRHAATKREHVRCLPNAAVLSDAEITCAQFEEFSVSVGDISDSKELKISIKVSGSKTQQIFDDVFGKMVAAAQPIPGFRRVKGGKTPNIPKEILLEVLGPSRVYKEVIKKIINSTVAEYVEKERLMVSTNLRVEQSFEDLKSTFEEGQQFSFDAVVQLQK; from the exons ATGCAAGCAGCATCTCTATCTCAAACCTTCATCGTAAATCCAACTCCACAG CTGCAGGTGGCCAGATGCAAGCAGAGAGTAGATGAGTTCATAATCCCCACCATGAATTTTACACATGTGCCTCCTTCATGGAAGCTTAGACATGCTGCAACAAAAAG GGAACACGTTAGATGTCTTCCTAATGCTGCCGTTTTATCAG ATGCTGAAATTACTTGTGCACAGTTCGAGGAGTTCTCTGTCTCTGTTGGTGACATCAGTGATTCTAAAGAACTAAAG ATAAGCATAAAGGTATCTGGAAGCAAAACTCAACAGATCTTTGATGATGTCTTTGGGAAAATGGTTGCAGCAGCACAGCCGATTCCGGGATTCCGAAGAGTAAAAGGAG GAAAAACACCAAAT ATACCAAAAGAAATTTTATTAGAGGTGCTTGGGCCATCAAGAGTGTACAAGGAAGTTATCAAGAAAATTATCAACTCAACTGTAGCTGAGTATGTGGAGAAG GAGCGGTTGATGGTTAGCACTAACCTGAGAGTTGAGCAAAGCTTTGAAGATCTTAAAAGTACCTTTGAAGAGGGACAACAATTCAGCTTTGATGCTGTGGTTCAGCTTCAAAAGTAG
- the LOC107645040 gene encoding uncharacterized protein LOC107645040 isoform X2, which produces MQAASLSQTFIVNPTPQVARCKQRVDEFIIPTMNFTHVPPSWKLRHAATKREHVRCLPNAAVLSDAEITCAQFEEFSVSVGDISDSKELKISIKVSGSKTQQIFDDVFGKMVAAAQPIPGFRRVKGGKTPNIPKEILLEVLGPSRVYKEVIKKIINSTVAEYVEKERLMVSTNLRVEQSFEDLKSTFEEGQQFSFDAVVQLQK; this is translated from the exons ATGCAAGCAGCATCTCTATCTCAAACCTTCATCGTAAATCCAACTCCACAG GTGGCCAGATGCAAGCAGAGAGTAGATGAGTTCATAATCCCCACCATGAATTTTACACATGTGCCTCCTTCATGGAAGCTTAGACATGCTGCAACAAAAAG GGAACACGTTAGATGTCTTCCTAATGCTGCCGTTTTATCAG ATGCTGAAATTACTTGTGCACAGTTCGAGGAGTTCTCTGTCTCTGTTGGTGACATCAGTGATTCTAAAGAACTAAAG ATAAGCATAAAGGTATCTGGAAGCAAAACTCAACAGATCTTTGATGATGTCTTTGGGAAAATGGTTGCAGCAGCACAGCCGATTCCGGGATTCCGAAGAGTAAAAGGAG GAAAAACACCAAAT ATACCAAAAGAAATTTTATTAGAGGTGCTTGGGCCATCAAGAGTGTACAAGGAAGTTATCAAGAAAATTATCAACTCAACTGTAGCTGAGTATGTGGAGAAG GAGCGGTTGATGGTTAGCACTAACCTGAGAGTTGAGCAAAGCTTTGAAGATCTTAAAAGTACCTTTGAAGAGGGACAACAATTCAGCTTTGATGCTGTGGTTCAGCTTCAAAAGTAG
- the LOC107641590 gene encoding probable mitochondrial intermediate peptidase, mitochondrial — MVKDKNACRXRTLNVFGERRRSFSSSSGLYGFPHLKTPKGFESFVDEAIQRSAELIAYISTAPPAADIMRTMDEISDTVCCVVDSAELCRHTHPNREFLQEANKASFRINEYLHYLNTNHDLYNAVKKAEQECHMLSEEAQRGVRNLRADFERGGIHLSPEKLHRVNSLNVEISQLSRQYNENIVMDPGNVDIYPSSRIPKSLHYLVKPIYRSGSSIVTGSNTVLKEKGYQITTDPQTVAAILQHSSDDEVRKMVYIQGNSVPHANVEVLRRLISARHEIAQMMGCKSYAEFAVKPNMATTPDVVRSFLLEMSKMVQAKSKEEFELLTKFKRETFGRSDGNLRAWDEAYYMTMMKSSTYKLDNSVVASYFSLSNCIEGLKVLVQSLFGATFHNIPLEPGESWDPQVLKLSLHHPEEGDLGYLYLDLYSRKGKYPGCAHFAIKGGRKISQTEYQLPVVALVCNFPRSRSPSAVRLNHWEVETLFHEFGHALHSLLSRTDYQHFSGTRVVLDFAEIPSNLFEYYAWDYRVLKRFARHYSTGEEIPRKLVESMKGAKDMFATTDLQRQIFYALVDQTLFGEQPLPYGDTSSVVAELKRQHTCWEHVEGTHWEARFSHLLNYGAGYYSYLYAKCFAATIWKKLCQEDPLSLTTGFALRTKFLQHGGARDPASLLNDLVGDGIYRHCNGGIIPDISSLSDEMKLVEEYQQQVHLL, encoded by the exons atggtcaaggaCAAAAATGCCTGCAGANGCAGAACGTTGAATGTGTTCGGTGAGAGGCGAAGAAGCTTCTCTTCGTCGTCGGGTCTGTATGGGTTCCCTCATTTGAAGACCCCCAAAGGCTTCGAATCTTTCGTCGATGAAGCCATTCAAAG GTCTGCGGAACTCATCGCTTACATTTCCACCGCTCCTCCAGCTGCAGATATCATGCGTACAATGGACGAGATTTCTGACACA GTGTGTTGTGTTGTGGACTCTGCTGAACTGTGTAGGCACACTCATCCAAACAGGGAATTTCTTCAAGAGGCCAACAAGGCTTCCTTCAGAATCAATGAATATCTACAT TATCTCAATACAAACCATGATCTCTACAATGCCGTCAAGAAAGCCGAGCAGGAGTGTCATATGCTCTCTGAAGAAGCTCAAAGGGGAGTTCGAAACTTGCGTGCTGATTTTGAAAGGGGTGGAATTCATCTTTCCCCTG AAAAATTACATCGCGTAAACTCACTAAATGTTGAAATTTCTCAACTATCCAGACA GTACAATGAAAATATTGTCATGGATCCAGGAAATGTGGATATATATCCTTCATCACGCATACCCAAAAGTTTGCATTATCTTGTTAAGCCTATCTATCGGTCAGGTTCTTCAATAGTTACAGGGTCCAACACTGTCCTTAAAGAGAAAGgatatcaaattacaacagaccCACAAACTGTTGCCGCCATCCTACAGCACTCATCAGATGATGAG GTAAGGAAAATGGTATATATACAAGGAAATTCTGTTCCACATGCAAATGTTGAAGTTCTGAGAAGGCTTATATCTGCTCGACATGAAATAGCTCAG ATGATGGGGTGTAAATCTTATGCTGAATTTGCCGTTAAGCCTAACATGGCTACGACACCAGATGTTGTTAGGTCATTTTTACTTGAGATGAGCAAGATGGTGCAGGCAAAGTCTAAAGAG GAGTTTGAGTTACTTACAAAATTCAAAAGAGAAACGTTCGGTCGAAGTGATGGAAATTTGAGGGCATGGGATGAGGCATACTACATGACTATGATGAAGTCCTCTACTTATAAGTTGGACAATTCG GTTGTAGCATCATATTTTTCTTTATCAAACTGTATTGAGGGTTTGAAGGTGCTGGTGCAGTCATTGTTTGGTGCAACCTTTCATAACATCCCTCTGGAACCTGGTGAATCATGGGATCCCCAAGTGCTTAAACTGTCTCTTCATCATCCTGAAGAG GGTGATTTAGGATATCTGTACCTTGATTTGTACTCGAGAAAAGGAAAGTATCCTGGTTGTGCTCATTTTGCAATTAAAGGGGGTCGCAAGATTTCTCAAACGGAATACCAACTTCCA GTTGTAgctcttgtttgcaattttccaCGTTCACGAAGCCCATCAGCTGTGAGGCTTAATCATTGGGAAGTGGAAACTCTATTTCATGAGTTTGGTCATGCTCTTCATTCATTGCTTTCAAGAACG GATTACCAACATTTTTCTGGCACCAGAGTGGTCCTTGATTTTGCAGAAATACCATCCAACCTCTTTGA ATACTATGCATGGGACTATCGAGTTCTGAAAAGATTTGCTAGACACTATTCAACGGGTGAAGAAATCCCTCGTAAGCTGGTGGAGTCAATGAAGGGTGCCAAAGATATGTTTGCTACCACTGATCTGCAGCGTCAG ATATTCTATGCCTTGGTTGATCAGACACTTTTTGGAGAGCAGCCACTCCCTTATGGAGACACTAGTTCTGTTGTTGCTGAACTGAAAAGACAGCATACTTGTTGGGAACATGTGGAAGGAACACACTGGGAGGCCCGATTTAGTCATCTCCTTAATTATGGTGCAG GGTATTATAGCTATTTGTATGCCAAATGTTTTGCTGCTACCATATGGAAGAAGTTGTGCCAGGAGGATCCACTATCACTAACTACCGGATTCGctttaagaacgaaattcctacAGCATGGTGGAGCCAGAGATCCAGCTTCTTTGTTAAATGATCTCGTAGGTGATGGGATATATAGGCATTGTAATGGAGGGATAATCCCTGATATTTCAAGTCTTTCTGATGAAATGAAACTGGTTGAAGAATATCAGCAGCAGGTTCATTTGTTATGA
- the LOC107645041 gene encoding peroxisome biogenesis protein 5 — protein sequence MAMRDLITGATSCPDPAASSSSSANPLGALANALIGSSSKTNERLKEIPTSIPTDPSSHLYSQPPPSQFLPGSEFDKPFFDPSSQGSQFLNGFRSAAASGGGALEETWDEIQRDGRAAPQLDGGLYDRAAPPPHLHQPTLDGPPQRVLSNFLHSFLDSSRGGVPFHPAPLPMLGLSEGDKQCIRDRSSIMARHLFADKSEEFIDAQVNALLSSLDIDSNVRGKGPMPERFRELEDYWNESQGNLRPGPHPADGWIAEYSQNRANLDNPDSWANSFEQQHGANGWVSEFENSQLSSMDQMQAMNMPNLAAMEQTRMLANTLAQNNDPKFQNSKFLQFVSKMSRGELIIDDNQVKETAPGDWATEYQQQYNPGHSWAGEFLNDKVSHGPDQWVNEFNDQQHGPIDDQWVNEFSKLHVGDWADEFGQQVAEGAFGESSSDNWAHAYDEYLNEQVAAKQQSDSSRGVYVFSDLNPYVGHPNPLKEGQDLFRKGLLSEAVLALEAEVLKNPENAEGWRLLGIAHAENDDDQQAIAAMMRAQEADPTNLEVLLALGVSHTNELEQTAALKYLYGWLRNHPKYGSLAPPELADSLYYADVARLFNEAAEMSPDDADVHIVLGVMYNLSREYDKAIASFQRALKLKPHDYSLWNKLGATQANSVQSADAITAYQQALDLKPNYVRAWANMGISYANQGMYDESIRYYVRALAMNPKADNAWQYLRISLSCASRNDMLEACDSRNLDLLQKEFPLQ from the exons ATGGCGATGCGCGACCTTATCACCGGCGCCACCTCCTGTCCCGACCCCGCcgcctcctcttcctcctccgcCAACCCTCTCGGCGCTCTCGCCAACGCTCTAATTGGCTCATCCTCCAAGACCAATGAGAGGCTCAAGGAGATTCCAACATCCATTCCCACTGACCCTTCCTCCCACCTCTACTCCCAACCTCCTCCTTCCCAGTTTCTTCCCGGCTCCGAATTCGACAAGCCTTTCTTCGATCCAAGCTCCCAGGGCTCCCAGTTCCTCAACGGCTTCCGCTCCGCAGCTGCTTCCGGCGGCGGGGCCCTGGAGGAAACTTGGGATGAGATACAGCGTGATGGCAGAGCTGCTCCTCAATTGGACGGTGGACTCTATGATAGGGCTGCACCTCCTCCTCACCTTCATCAACCCACCTTGGATG GGCCGCCTCAAAGAGTTCTGTCCAACTTTTTGCACTCATTTCTCGACAGCAGCCGTGGAGGAGTCCCTTTCCATCCAGCTCCTCTACCAATGTTGGGTTTATCTGAAGGTGATAAACAATGCATACGTGACCGGTCCAGCATAATGGCCAGACATCTTTTTGCAGACAAAAGTGAAGAATTCATTGATGCCCAA GTAAATGCCCTTCTAAGCTCTCTAGATATTGACAGTAATGTCCGTGGTAAGGGACCTATGCCTGAGAGATTTCGGGAGCTTGAGGATTACTGGAATGAGTCTCAAGGCAACCTGAGACCTGGTCCTCACCCTGCAGATGGATGGATTGCTGAATATAGTCAAAATAGGGCAAATCTGGATAATCCTGATTCTTGGGCTAATTCATTTGAGCAACAACATGGTGCAAACGGTTGGGTCTCTGAGTTTGAGAAT TCCCAGTTGTCATCTATGGACCAAATGCAAGCTATGAACATGCCAAACTTAGCTGCAATGGAGCAGACTCGTATGCTTGCAAATACATTGGCCCAAAATAATGACCCTAAATTTCAG AACTCAAAGTTTCTTCAGTTCGTATCAAAGATGAGCCGTGGTGAGTTGATTATTGATGACAATCAGGTTAAAGAGACTGCTCCTGGAGATTGGGCCACAGAATACCAGCAGCAATATAATCCTGGTCATTCATGGGCGGGTGAATTTTTAAATGATAAG GTTTCTCATGGACCTGATCAATGGGTGAATGAGTTTAATGATCAGCAGCATGGACCAATTGATGATCAGTGGGTCAATGAATTTTCAAAGTTGCATGTTGGTGACTGGGCAGATGAATTTGGTCAGCAGGTTGCTGAAGGAGCTTTTGGGGAGAGCTCTTCTGATAACTGGGCACATGCATATGATGA GTACCTAAACGAACAAGTGGCTGCCAAGCAGCAGTCAGATTCTTCTAGGGGTGTGTATGTCTtttcagatttaaatccatatgTTGGCCATCCAAATCCTTTAAAAGAAGGACAAGATCTATTCAGGAAAGGACTTCTAAGTGAAGCAGTTCTTGCCTTGGAAGCTGAAGTCTTGAAAAATCCTGAAAACGCCGAAGGTTGGAGATTACTTGGAATAGCACATGCAGAAAATGATGATGATCAACAG GCCATTGCAGCTATGATGCGAGCACAGGAGGCTGATCCAACGAACCTTGAAGTGCTTCTTGCTCTTGGTGTCAGTCATACAAATG AACTGGAGCAAACGGCTGCCCTGAAGTATCTATATGGATGGCTACGCAATCACCCGAAGTATGGATCACTTGCCCCGCCAGAGTTGGCTGACTCTTTGTACTATGCTGAT GTTGCTAGATTATTCAATGAAGCTGCTGAAATGTCACCCGATGATGCAGATGTTCACATAGTTCTTGGGGTCATGTACAACTTATCCAGAGAATATGACAAAGCCATTGCATCTTTCCAAAGAGCACTGAAACTTAAGCCACATGATTACTCTCTTTGGAATAAACTCGGTGCGACACAAGCAAACAGTGTGCAAAGTGCGGATGCAATAACGGCTTATCAACAG GCACTTGATTTGAAGCCAAATTACGTTCGTGCTTGGGCAAATATGGGCATCAGTTATGCAAACCAG GGCATGTACGATGAGTCCATTCGATATTATGTTCGAGCACTTGCCATGAATCCAAAGGCAGATAATGCATGGCAATATTTGAGAATCTCATTGAG TTGTGCTTCGAGGAATGACATGTTGGAAGCTTGTGATAGTCGTAATCTGGACCTTCTTCAGAAGGAGTTTCCTCTTCAATAA